The following is a genomic window from Mycobacterium parmense.
AAGGCCAAGAGCCGCAAACGGAGTGGGAGTACACGCCCGTCGGTGACCCGAGGTGGCGGTCGGTGCTCCCGCAGGACTTCTCCAACATGGCCGCCGTGCAGCAGGGCATGAAGTCCCTGGGATTCCCGGGCACCAAGCCCAATCCGTACCGCGAGCGTAGCACCGTCAACCTGCACTACCAATTGTCGAGATACATGGGTGCCGGTGCACCCCAAGAACTTTCAGGCGAGGAGCACCCACGGGCATGACCCCTGACACGAGAGATGGCCGGGACGGTTGCGGGCCTACCGAGACGCCCGGCGACATCGACATCGACGCGCTGCGCGAGAAGTACGCCCACGAGCGCGAGAAGCGGTTGCGCAAGGAAGGCTCCAAGCAGTACATCGAGCTGCAGGACGACTTCGCCGGCTACTACGAAGTCGACCCCTACACCCCGGTGACGCCGCGCGAGCCGATCTGCGAGGACATCGACGTCGCGGTTCTGGGCGGCGGTTTCGGGGGCCTGCTCTCGGCGGCCTATCTGAAGAAGGCGGGCGTCGACGACGTGCGAATCGTCGAGCTCGGCGGCGATTTCGGCGGCGTCTGGTACTGGAACCGATACCCGGGCATCCAGTGTGACAACGAATCCTACTGCTACATACCGCTTCTCGAAGAGCTGGATTTCATGCCGTCGAAGAAGTTCGCCGACGGCGCGGAGATCTACCAGCACTGCCGCAACATCGGCAAACATTTCGGCCTCTACGATTCGGCGATCTTGTCCACCCAGGTGCGGGATCTGCGCTGGGACTCCGAGATCAAGCGCTGGCGGGTCGGCACCAACCGCGACGACGACATCCGCGCCCGGTTCGTGGTGCTGGCCTCCGGCCCCTTCCATCGGCCGAAGCTGCCCGGCATCCCGGGAATCAAGGACTTCAAGGGACACGCCTTCCACTCGTCGCGGTGGGATTACGACTACACGGGCGGTGACACGAGCGGCAATCTGCACAAGCTCGCGGACAAGAAGGTCGCGGTCATCGGCACCGGCGCCACCGCGATCCAGATCGTCCCGTCCCTGGCCCGAGATGCCCAGCACCTCTACGTCTTCCAGCGCACCCCCTCGACCGTCGACGCGCGTAACAACGCGCCCACCGACCCGGACTGGGTGAAGTCGCTGCGACCGGGCTGGCAGCGGGAGCGGCAGCGCAACTTCCACTCGTGGACGTTCGAGGGCATGGCGCTGGGGCAGCCGGATCTGGTGTGCGACTTCTGGACCGAGCTCGGTCGCAACACCGCGGCGCGGGTGCTGGCCCTCGACGACCCGGCGTCGATGACCCCCGAGCAGTTCATGGCCCTCCGCGAGGAAGAGGACTACAAGCTGATGGAGCGGCTGCGCCGCCGCATCGACGCGATCGTCGAGGACCCCCAGACCGCCGAGGCGCTGAAACCCTACTACCGGTTCCTGTGCAAGCGGCCGCTGTCCAACGACGATTACCTGCCGATGTTCAACCGGCCCAACGTCACCCTGGTCGACGTCTCCGATTCCAAAGGCGTGGAACGCATCACCGAAAAGGGCCTGGTCGCGGGCGGCACCGAATACGAGGTGGACTGCATCATCTATGCCAGTGGCTTCGAGATCACCACCGAGATCAGCCGCCGGTATTCGATCGAGGCGATCGAGGGGCGCGACGGGGTGTCGCTTTTCGACTATTGGCGCGACGGCTACAAGACGCTGCACGGCATGACCAGCCGCGGCTTCCCGAACCAGTTCTACACCGGTTTCACCCAGGTGGGCATCTCCGCGAACATCGCCACCAACTACGAGCTACAGGGCGAGCACATCGCCTACGTCATCGCCGAGGCGTTGAAACGCGGCGCGACCACGGTGGAGCCCAGCCAAGCGGCGCAGGACCGGTGGTGCGCGACCATCCGGGAGACCGCGATCGACAACTCGGCGTTCGACGCCCAGTGCACGCCCGGCTACTACAACAACGAAGGCGGCGGCGGGGGTGCCGCGGAAGGGGAAGGCATCCGGTCGCACCTGGGTGAACCGTACGGTCCCGGCTTCTACGCGTTCGAGGAACTGCTGCGGGCGTGGCGGGACAAGGGGGATCTGGAAGGTTTGGTGCTCGGCACTTGAGCGAAACCTTCGCGCCGCAACTGCGCTTCGACGGGCGCGTTGCCGTGGTGACCGGAGCCGGCCGTGGGCTGGGCCGCGCTTATGCACAGCTGCTCGCCTCACGCGGGGCGAAGGTCGTCGTCAACGACGCCGGCGGTGGCCTCGACGGCACCGGCGTCGATTCCGGTCCCGCCGAGCAGGTGGTCGCTGAGATCACCGCGGCGGGCGGACAGGCCGTCGCGTGCAGCGCGTCGGTGGCGACCCGCGAGGGCGGCCAGGCGATCGTCGGCGCCGCGCTCGAGTGCTACGGCCGCATCGACGTCCTGGTGCACAACGCCGGCAACGTCCGACGCGGCTCGCTGAAGGAGATGAGTTACGAGGACTTCGAGGCCGTGCTCGACGTGCATTTGCGCGGCGCATTCAACGTGTTGCGACCCGCCTTCCCGGTCATGTGCCAGGCGGGGTACGGCCGCATCGTGCTGACGTCGTCGATCGGCGGGCTGTACGGGAACCACAACGTGGCCAACTACGCGGCCGCCAAGGCCGGGGTGGTCGGGTTGGCCAATGTCGCGGCGCTCGAAGGCGCGGCCGAGGGCGTGCGCTGCAACGTGATCGTTCCGGCCGCGGTGACGCGCATGGCCGAGGGCATCGACACCTCGGCCTACCCGCCGATGGGCTCGGAACTCGTTGCGCCCGTGGTGGGCTGGCTCGCCCACGAATCCTGCTCGGTGACCGGCGAGCTGTTCATCGCGCTGGCGGGCCGCGTCGCGCGGGCCGTCGTCGCGGAAAGTCCCGGGGTCTGCCGCGCGTCGTGGACGATCGAGGACGTCGGCAGTCACCTCGACGCGATCCGGTACGTCGAGGCCCCGCTGATCTTCCCCGTCGTGCCCGACGGCCACGCCCAACACATCCGCTACAGCTTCGAATTGGCGCAGCGCTGCGGCGACCAAGGGGCGCTGCATGGCTGACCGGGTGGGCCCCATGGCCGGTGTGCGCGTAGTCGACCTCACCGCGATGGTGATGGGACCGTACTGCACCCAGATCATGGCCGACATGGGCGCCGACGTGATCAAAGTCGAACCACCGCAGGGGGACGACACCCGGTTCATCTCGGTGGGGCCCGCACCGGGCATGAGCGGGGTGTTCGTCAACGTCAACCGGGGCAAGCGCAGCGTCGTGCTGGACCTGCGCAGCGACGCCGGAACCCGCGCGCTGCGCGCGCTGGTGCAGACCGCCGACGTGTTCATCCACTCGATGCGCGCCAGGGCGATCGCCAAGCTCGGCTTCGCCTACCACGACGTCGCCTCGCTGAATCCCGCGATCGTCTACACGAATTGCTACGGGTACGGGCGCCGCGGGCCCGACCGTGACCGCCCCGCCTACGACGACACGATTCAGGCCGAATGCGGATTGCCGGCGGTGCAACAGCAATTGACCGGTGAGGCCGACTACGTCGGGACCATCATGGCCGACAAGATCGCCGGGCTGACCGCGCTCTACGCGACGACCATGGCGTTGTTCCACCGCGAACGCACCGGAGAGGGGCAGGAAGTCGAGGTGGCCATGTTCGAGACGATGGCCTCGTTCATGCTCGTCGAACATGCCAACGGCGCCATGTTCGACCCGCCGCTGGGGCCGGCGGTGTATCCCCGCACCGTCGCGCCCAACCGGCGCCCCTACCGCACCAGCGACGGCTACATCGCCGCGCTGATCTACAACGACAAGCACTGGAACGCATTCGTGAAGGCCGTGCAGCCACCCTGGGCCGGCGCGGCGTATTCCACGCTGGAACAACGCGCGCGACAGATCGACACTGTCTACGGGCTGCTGGCCGAGACCATGAGGGAGCGGTCCACCGCGGACTGGTTGGCGCTGCTCCGAGACCTCGAGATACCGGCCGCGCCTCTCAACACGCCGGGCGCGCTGTTCGACGACCCGCATCTGGCCGCCGTCGGCATGTTCGAGACGGTGGACACCCCGCACGGGCCGGTGCGCTTTCCCGGCGTACCCACCTGGTTCTCGCAGACACCGGGCCGCGTCGCCGGGCCCGCGCCCGAGCTGGGCGCACATACCGAGGAGGTGCTCGCCGAAATCGGTGCGAGCCCCGACAGCAGCAACCCAATTACGCGGCCGGGGCGCGGTCTTGCGTCGGCCCGTGAGGGAAAGGAACACTGACCATGGCCGTGCCGGTTTACAAACGCATCCTCGACCTGTTCGAGGCCGAGGGGGTCAACACCCTGTTCGGTATCCCGGACCCGAACTTCGTGCACATGTTCGCCGAGGCCGACGCGCGCGGATGGTCGGTGGTGGCGCCGCATCACGAGTTGAGCGCGGGCTTCATGGCCGAGGCGGCGTCGCGGATGACGGGCAATCCCGGCCTGTGCATCGGCACGCTGGGTCCCGGCATGGCCAACATCGCCGGGGCGATTCAGTGCGCAAAGGTGGAGAACTCGCCGGTGATCTTCCTCGGCGGCCAGCGGGCCCGCATCACCGAGCGCAGGGTCCGGCGTGGGCGCATCCAATTTGTACGCCAGGAGCCGCTTTTCGCGCCTTCGGTGAAGTACAGCGCGTCCATCGAATACCCTGACCAGACCGATGAAATCGTTCACGAAGCGATCCGCCGCGCGATGTCCGGCACCCCCGGGCCGGCCTACATCGAGTACCCGTCGCACGTCATCCTCTCCGAGCTCAACCAGACGGCGGGTGAGCGCGAGGTGGCCGAGGCGGTGAAGCTGATCCGTGCGGCCCGGAGCCCGATCCTGCTGGTGGGGCACGGGGTTCACACGTCGCGCACCGGTGCGGCGGTGAGGGAACTGGCCGACCTCATGGCCTGCCCGGTGATCC
Proteins encoded in this region:
- a CDS encoding flavin-containing monooxygenase, which translates into the protein MTPDTRDGRDGCGPTETPGDIDIDALREKYAHEREKRLRKEGSKQYIELQDDFAGYYEVDPYTPVTPREPICEDIDVAVLGGGFGGLLSAAYLKKAGVDDVRIVELGGDFGGVWYWNRYPGIQCDNESYCYIPLLEELDFMPSKKFADGAEIYQHCRNIGKHFGLYDSAILSTQVRDLRWDSEIKRWRVGTNRDDDIRARFVVLASGPFHRPKLPGIPGIKDFKGHAFHSSRWDYDYTGGDTSGNLHKLADKKVAVIGTGATAIQIVPSLARDAQHLYVFQRTPSTVDARNNAPTDPDWVKSLRPGWQRERQRNFHSWTFEGMALGQPDLVCDFWTELGRNTAARVLALDDPASMTPEQFMALREEEDYKLMERLRRRIDAIVEDPQTAEALKPYYRFLCKRPLSNDDYLPMFNRPNVTLVDVSDSKGVERITEKGLVAGGTEYEVDCIIYASGFEITTEISRRYSIEAIEGRDGVSLFDYWRDGYKTLHGMTSRGFPNQFYTGFTQVGISANIATNYELQGEHIAYVIAEALKRGATTVEPSQAAQDRWCATIRETAIDNSAFDAQCTPGYYNNEGGGGGAAEGEGIRSHLGEPYGPGFYAFEELLRAWRDKGDLEGLVLGT
- a CDS encoding SDR family NAD(P)-dependent oxidoreductase, whose protein sequence is MSETFAPQLRFDGRVAVVTGAGRGLGRAYAQLLASRGAKVVVNDAGGGLDGTGVDSGPAEQVVAEITAAGGQAVACSASVATREGGQAIVGAALECYGRIDVLVHNAGNVRRGSLKEMSYEDFEAVLDVHLRGAFNVLRPAFPVMCQAGYGRIVLTSSIGGLYGNHNVANYAAAKAGVVGLANVAALEGAAEGVRCNVIVPAAVTRMAEGIDTSAYPPMGSELVAPVVGWLAHESCSVTGELFIALAGRVARAVVAESPGVCRASWTIEDVGSHLDAIRYVEAPLIFPVVPDGHAQHIRYSFELAQRCGDQGALHG
- a CDS encoding CaiB/BaiF CoA transferase family protein — its product is MAGVRVVDLTAMVMGPYCTQIMADMGADVIKVEPPQGDDTRFISVGPAPGMSGVFVNVNRGKRSVVLDLRSDAGTRALRALVQTADVFIHSMRARAIAKLGFAYHDVASLNPAIVYTNCYGYGRRGPDRDRPAYDDTIQAECGLPAVQQQLTGEADYVGTIMADKIAGLTALYATTMALFHRERTGEGQEVEVAMFETMASFMLVEHANGAMFDPPLGPAVYPRTVAPNRRPYRTSDGYIAALIYNDKHWNAFVKAVQPPWAGAAYSTLEQRARQIDTVYGLLAETMRERSTADWLALLRDLEIPAAPLNTPGALFDDPHLAAVGMFETVDTPHGPVRFPGVPTWFSQTPGRVAGPAPELGAHTEEVLAEIGASPDSSNPITRPGRGLASAREGKEH